A genomic region of Pseudopipra pipra isolate bDixPip1 chromosome W, bDixPip1.hap1, whole genome shotgun sequence contains the following coding sequences:
- the LOC135404671 gene encoding zinc finger protein 239-like — protein MIRRKDYNSHSKLRKAQAQRRPPSRGKPFRCLECGKTFSRSNTLLTHQHIHTGERPYPCGQCGKSFRQSSNLIQHQRIHSGEWPYTCRECGKGFSDSSNLRTHQRIHTGERPYKCGECGKSFNCNSNLLSHQRIHTGERPYRCGECGKSFRHSSTLHSHQHIHTGEQPYTCWECGKSFNCSSNLLSHQRIHTGERPYTCGECGKSFSDSSNLHAHQRIHTKERPYTCGKCGKRFQTSSHLLRHERTHTDERPFRCTDCGKGFKQNSTLLTHRHIHTGERPYKCGECWKSFTDSSTLTKHQQTHQ, from the exons ATGATCCGCCGcaaggactacaactcccacAGTAAACTGCGCAAGGCGCAGGCGCAGCGGCGG cctcccagcagggggaagcccttcaggtgcttggaatgtgggaagaccTTCAGCAGGAGCAacaccctcctcacccaccagcacatccacactggggaacgtcccTACCCGTGTGGtcagtgtgggaagagcttcaggcaaaGTTCCAACCTTATCcaacaccagcgcatccacagtggggaatggccctacacatgtagggaatgtgggaagggcttcagtgacagctccaacctccgtacccaccagcgcatccacactggggaacgtccctacaagtgtggggaatgtgggaagagcttcaactgcaACTCCaacctcctcagccaccagcgcatccacactggagaacgtcCCTACaggtgtggggaatgtgggaagagtttcagacacagctccaccctccactcccaccagcacatccacactggggaacagccctacacgtgttgggaatgtgggaagagcttcaactgcagctccaacctcctcagccaccagcgcatccacactggggagcggccctacacatgtggggaatgtggaaagagtttcagtgacagctccaatCTTCACGCCCACCAACGCATCCACACCaaggaacggccctacacatgtgggaaatgtgggaagaggtttcagaccagctcacatctcctcagacatgagcggacgcacacggatgagaggcccttccgctgcaccgactgcgggaagggcttcaagcagaactccaccctcctcacccaccggcacatccacaccggggagaggccctacaagtgtggggagtgttggaagagcttcaccgacagctctaccttgaccaaacaccaacagacccaccagtaa